In Populus alba chromosome 9, ASM523922v2, whole genome shotgun sequence, a genomic segment contains:
- the LOC118059138 gene encoding peamaclein, which yields MKKLFFATLLLCSLLFSSSFLEPVMAKSSFCAKKCDTRCANAGIQDRCLKYCGICCEQCKCVPSGTYGNKHECPCYRDKRNSKGKPKCP from the exons ATGAAGAAGCTCTTCTTTGCTACTTTGCTGCTGTGTTCACTCCTCTTCAGCTCGTCTTTCTTGGAACCTGTCATGGCCAAGTCAT CTTTCTGTGCCAAGAAGTGCGATACGAGGTGCGCAAACGCTGGCATACAGGATAGGTGCTTGAAGTACTGTGGAATATGCTGCGAACAGTGCAAGTGTGTGCCCTCTGGAACTTATGGGAACAAGCATGAGTGCCCTTGTTACAGGGACAAGAGGAACTCCAAGGGCAAGCCCAAGTGTCCTTAA
- the LOC118059139 gene encoding thioredoxin domain-containing protein 9 homolog gives MANPNVQEIIENQVLTVAKAVEDKIDEEIAALDRLDLDDIEVLRERRLQQMKKMAEKRSRWISLGHSEYTEIPSEKDFFSAVKASDRVVCHFYRDNWPCKVMDKHMGILAKQHIETRFVKINAEKSPFLAEKLKILVLPTLALIKNAKVDDYVVGFDELGGTDEFNTEDLEERLAKAQVIFFEGESSLNSSKSSAQTRRSVRQSESHDSSDSD, from the exons ATGGCAAACCCTAACGTTCAAGAGATTATAGAGAACCAAGTACTTACTGTAGCGAAGGCAGTGGAAGACAAGATCGACGAAGAGATCGCAGCCTTAGATCGTCTCGATCTCGACGATATAGAGGTATTGAGGGAGAGACGCTTGcaacaaatgaagaaaatggcGGAGAAGCGTAGCCGTTGGATCTCTTTAGGTCATAGCGAGTACACCGAGATTCCATCAGAGAAGGATTTCTTCTCTGCTGTCAAAGCTAGTGATCGTGTCGTTTGTCATTTCTATCGCGATAATTGGCCTTGCAAG GTGATGGACAAGCACATGGGTATACTGGCAAAGCAACATATAGAGACACGTTTTGTGAAGATTAATGCTGAGAAAAGTCCATTTTTGGCTGAGAAACTCAAGATTCTTGTTCTTCCAACACTTGCACTTATAAAGAATGCCAAAGTAGATGATTATGTg GTGGGATTTGATGAGCTTGGAGGGACAGATGAGTTTAACACAGAGGATTTGGAGGAGAGATTGGCTAAAGCTCAAGTAATCTTTTTCGAGGGTGAATCATCTCTAAATTCATCTAAATCAAGTGCACAAACCAGGAGGAGCGTGCGACAAAGCGAGAGCCATGACTCTTCAGATTCAGATTAA
- the LOC118059140 gene encoding uncharacterized protein isoform X1 — MATFLSSSSLPLPLHFSSNHYPHQTPPSFSISFPFSHPLRATITANSRKIKTLILASPASDSSFDGFEFNREAADKKSVLSDLIQEIEPLDVSLIQKDVSPTTLDAMKRTISGMLGLLPSDRFQVFIEAWWESLSKLLISSMMTGYTLRNAEYRLCLERNLDIHEKDPEKQAQENSRNELQRTALESEKANQSFGKDTEFEKTMEDPSNIIDLQGLGEVSPEAQQYILRLQSCLSSVTKELHDVKRKSAALQMQQFVGEEMNDLLDYLRSLQPEKVAELSEPTSPELKETIHSVVHGLLATLSPKMHSKTPPQSDNTSTGSLNIGGDCAELVENTSLHFQPLISLTRDYLARLLFWCMLLGHYLRGLEHRMELMELLSLTSHEENDPCEDEQVA; from the exons ATGGCAACctttctctcctcttcttctcttcctcttcctctgcACTTCTCCTCTAATCACTATCCACATCAGACGCCGCCGTCTTTCTCTATCTCCTTCCCCTTCTCCCATCCTCTTCGCGCCACTATTACTGCAAAttctagaaaaatcaaaaccctaatCCTTGCTTCGCCTGCTTCAGATTCTTCCTTCGATGGATTCGAGTTTAATCGAGAGGCTGCTGATAAG AAATCAGTTCTCTCAGATTTGATACAGGAGATAGAGCCACTAGATGTGAGCCTTATCCAGAAAGACGTTTCACCTACAACATTGGATGCTATGAAGAGGACCATCTCAGGCATGTTGGGCTTACTTCCATCAGACCGGTTTCAAGTGTTTATCGAGGCTTGGTGGGAATCTCTCTCAAAGTTATTGATCTCTTCAATGATGACAGG GTATACGCTGCGGAATGCTGAGTACAGGCTTTGCCTTGAAAGAAACCTTGATATACACGAAAAAGATCCTGAAAAGCAAGCGcaagaaaattcaagaaatgaaCTTCAAAGGACAGCGCTAGAAAGTgaaaaagcaaatcaaagttTTGGAAAGGATACTGAATTTGAAAAAACCATGGAAGACCCATCCAATATCATTGATCTCCAAGGCCTTGGTGAAGTATCCCCTGAAGCTCAGCAATATATTCTTCGTCTGCAATCTTGTTTATCTTCTGTTACGAAG GAACTACATGACGTTAAGAGGAAAAGTGCGGCTCTTCAAATGCAACAATTTGTTGGTGAAGAAATGAATGATTTACTGGACTACTTAAGGTCACTACAACCAGAGAAG GTTGCTGAGTTATCAGAACCCACATCCCCTGAATTAAAAGAAACCATCCATTCTGTGGTCCATGGCCTTCTTGCAACCCTTTCTCCTAAGATGCATTCCAAGACTCCTCCGCAATCAGATAACACATCAACTGGATCACTAAATATTGGAGGTGATTGTGCTGAACTCGTGGAGAACACCTCACTTCATTTCCAGCCCCTCATTTCATTGACTAGGGACTATCTGGCGCGTCTACTTTTCTG GTGTATGCTTTTGGGGCACTACCTTCGAGGTCTTGAGCACCGAATGGAGCTGATGGAACTTTTATCCTTGACAAGCCATGAAGAAAATGATCCCTGTGAAGATGAGCAAGTTGCTTGA
- the LOC118059140 gene encoding uncharacterized protein isoform X2, which produces MDSSLIERLLIRLKSVLSDLIQEIEPLDVSLIQKDVSPTTLDAMKRTISGMLGLLPSDRFQVFIEAWWESLSKLLISSMMTGYTLRNAEYRLCLERNLDIHEKDPEKQAQENSRNELQRTALESEKANQSFGKDTEFEKTMEDPSNIIDLQGLGEVSPEAQQYILRLQSCLSSVTKELHDVKRKSAALQMQQFVGEEMNDLLDYLRSLQPEKVAELSEPTSPELKETIHSVVHGLLATLSPKMHSKTPPQSDNTSTGSLNIGGDCAELVENTSLHFQPLISLTRDYLARLLFWCMLLGHYLRGLEHRMELMELLSLTSHEENDPCEDEQVA; this is translated from the exons ATGGATTCGAGTTTAATCGAGAGGCTGCTGATAAGGTTG AAATCAGTTCTCTCAGATTTGATACAGGAGATAGAGCCACTAGATGTGAGCCTTATCCAGAAAGACGTTTCACCTACAACATTGGATGCTATGAAGAGGACCATCTCAGGCATGTTGGGCTTACTTCCATCAGACCGGTTTCAAGTGTTTATCGAGGCTTGGTGGGAATCTCTCTCAAAGTTATTGATCTCTTCAATGATGACAGG GTATACGCTGCGGAATGCTGAGTACAGGCTTTGCCTTGAAAGAAACCTTGATATACACGAAAAAGATCCTGAAAAGCAAGCGcaagaaaattcaagaaatgaaCTTCAAAGGACAGCGCTAGAAAGTgaaaaagcaaatcaaagttTTGGAAAGGATACTGAATTTGAAAAAACCATGGAAGACCCATCCAATATCATTGATCTCCAAGGCCTTGGTGAAGTATCCCCTGAAGCTCAGCAATATATTCTTCGTCTGCAATCTTGTTTATCTTCTGTTACGAAG GAACTACATGACGTTAAGAGGAAAAGTGCGGCTCTTCAAATGCAACAATTTGTTGGTGAAGAAATGAATGATTTACTGGACTACTTAAGGTCACTACAACCAGAGAAG GTTGCTGAGTTATCAGAACCCACATCCCCTGAATTAAAAGAAACCATCCATTCTGTGGTCCATGGCCTTCTTGCAACCCTTTCTCCTAAGATGCATTCCAAGACTCCTCCGCAATCAGATAACACATCAACTGGATCACTAAATATTGGAGGTGATTGTGCTGAACTCGTGGAGAACACCTCACTTCATTTCCAGCCCCTCATTTCATTGACTAGGGACTATCTGGCGCGTCTACTTTTCTG GTGTATGCTTTTGGGGCACTACCTTCGAGGTCTTGAGCACCGAATGGAGCTGATGGAACTTTTATCCTTGACAAGCCATGAAGAAAATGATCCCTGTGAAGATGAGCAAGTTGCTTGA